ACGGTGGTCACCTTCCTCAGCCCGGACGCCGAGACGCTCCGGGCCGTCATCGAGGATCTGCGGTCGGAGGCCGAGTGCGTCCAGTTGCGCCGCCTCATCGAGAGCGCGGACGGGGTGGGCGACAACCACCCAGTCGTCCTCGACCGCGAGATGCTCACCGACCGGCAGCGAGAAGTCCTCGAGCGGGCGTTCGAGCTGGGCTACTTCGACCACCCCCGCAACGCCAACGCCGGCGAGGTCGCGGCCGACCTGAGCATCACGACGTCGACGTTCACGGAACACCTGGCCGCGAGTCAGCGGAAGTTGCTCGAGGCGCTCTTTTCCGGGTGAAGCCTGGGAGTTATTGTGCCCGCGTGACAGACGGGGACCATGACCGACGACCACGACCACGACGACCACGACGACCACGACCACGACGACCACCACGCACACGACGCGTCGGCGGTCGCCGTCGCCGTCCTGACCGTCTCGTCGTCGCGCACACTCGAGGAGGACCCCGCGGGCGACGTGATCGCGGCAGCCTGTGAGGAAGAGGGTCACGACGTCGTCGGGCGGCGACGGGTCGACGACGACCGGGACGCCATCGTCGAGGCGGTGGCGGCGGCCATCGACGAGGACGACGCCGACGTCGTCGTGACGACCGGCGGGACGGGGCTGACGCCCGACGACGTCACCGTCGAGGCCCTCCGCCCGCTGTTCGACCGCCGCGTCCCCGGGTTCGGCGAGCTGTTCCGCTGGCTCTCCTACGAGGAGGTGGGCCCGATGGCGATGGCCTCGCGAGCGACGGCCGGCGTCGTCGACGAGCAACTGGTCTTTTGCCTGCCCGGAAGCGAGAACGCCGCACGGACCGGTGCCGAGCGCCTCGTCGCCCCGGCCGTCGGTCACCTCCTCGGGCTAGTCCGTCGCTGAGGGTACCCGTACGGTTTTGCGGACCGCCCTGTTACGACCACCCGATGACCGACGAGTTCACTCACGTCGACGAGGAGGGACAGGCCCAGATGGTCGACGTCGGAGAGAAGGCAGACAGCCAGCGCCGGGCGGTCGCCCGCGGGGAGATTCGGCTCTCGTCGGGCACCCTCGAGGCCATCGCGGCCGACGAGGTGGAGAAGGGCGACGTCCTGGCGACGGCCCGCATCGGTGCCATCCAGGCCGTCAAACACACGTGGGAGACCATTCCGATGTGCCACCAGATTCCCGTGACGAACGTCGACGTGGCCTTCGACGTCGGCGAGTCGGCCGTCGAGGCGACGGTGGCCGTCGAGACGGTCGGCAAGACCGGCTGTGAGATGGAGGCCCTCGAAGGGGTGACGACCGGCCTGAACGTCGTCTGGGACATGGTGAAAGCAAGCGAGAAAGACGCCGACGGCGAGTACCCGTCGACGGCCATCGAGAACGTCCGCATCGTCGAGAAGTCGGTCGACCGGTAGTCGCCGGCGTCGGTCGCACCCCCGCACGCGGTTCGGACAGCGGGACCGCTCACCGTCGAAAACACATAGGTATCTGCACCGACAAGGAGGTTCCATGCAGGTCCTCGGCATCGTCGGGCACGCAGACACCGGGAAGACGACCCTCGTCGAACGCCTCGTCTCGCGGCGCGCCGACACACACCGCGTGGCGACGGTCAAGCACTGCGACCACGCGCCCGACGTCGACACCGACGGGAAAGACACCGACCGCCACCGCGCTGCCGGGGCGGCCACCACCGTCGCGACGACGGACGACGGCGGGTGGTTCGCCACCGGCGAGTCACGAACCCTCGCGGAGACGCTCGACGACCTGGCCCCCGACTTCGACTACGTGTTCGTCGAGGGGTACTCCGACGCGTCCATCCCGAAGGTCGTCCTCGGGGACCGGCAAGCGGTCGACCCTGTCGTCCATCGCGCCGCTGACGGCGAAACGGCGGACGTCGACGCGGTTCTCGAGGCGGCCGACGCCCGCGACCCGTACGTGACCCTGGCGTCGCTCGTGCGCGAGGTCAAGCGCAGTCCCGACGAGGACCGCTCGGGGGCCATCGCCACCTTCACCGGCCGGGTCCGCGCGCGCGACGGTGACGACGACCCGCCGACGGAGTTCCTGGAGTTCGAGCGCTACGACGGCGTCGCCCAGGAGAAGATGGCAACACTCCGCCGGGATCTCGAGGCCCGCGACGGGGTATTCGCGGTGCGTCTCCACCACAAGACCGGCGTCGTCGAGGCCGGCGAGGACATCGTCTTCGTCGTCGTCCTGGCCGGCCACCGCGGCCAGGCGTTCCGCGCCGTCGAGGACGGCATCAACCGGCTGAAAGAGGAGGTCCCGCTGTTCAAGAGGGAGGTCACCGTCGACGACGAGTTCTGGGCCCACGAGCGATAGGTGGCCGGGACGGGAGCCGTTCCGGTCGGTTAGGCGACAGGACTATAACAGTCATCTTCGTACTTCTACGTGATGTCGAAGAAGGTCATCGCCATCGTCGCTATCGCCCTCCTGGCACTCGCGTACGTCTACCGCGATTAGCGACGGCACGTTCCCGGTGGTATCGCCCTCCGACCACGTTTCCGAACCCTTAGGAGCGACAGCGCCGTAGGCCGCGCCATGTACGGCGTCGTCACGCGCAACGAGGACGAGACCGAGTGGTCGGAGTTCGACCGCGCGTTCTACGAAGTCAAGGACGTCACCGGTCGGGCCGCCGAACCGGTCGCCGGCGCGGTCAACATGGTGTCGTGTTTCGGGGACAACGCCGTCGAGAGCGAGGAGGAGCTGCTGGCCTTCGACGACGAGGGCACGGCGGCGACACGCAACGAACCGTACTTCGACTGGACGTACGTCTGCCCCACCCACGACCGGTACCGCGAGGGCCTGCTCGACATCATCGAGGAAGCGGCCGCGGTCAACGAGGACGTCCGCCTCGACGACGTCGGGTTCCCGCGCGAGGAGTACTGTCACTGCGACCGCTGTGAGCGGCGCTTCGCCGGGAGCGAGTTCGAAGACTGGGGCGCCTGGCGCACCGACGTCATCACCTCCTTCGTCGCCGCGGCCCGCGAACGGGTCCCCGGCGACCTCTATCTCACGCTG
The DNA window shown above is from Haloarcula halobia and carries:
- the moaC gene encoding cyclic pyranopterin monophosphate synthase MoaC, translated to MTDEFTHVDEEGQAQMVDVGEKADSQRRAVARGEIRLSSGTLEAIAADEVEKGDVLATARIGAIQAVKHTWETIPMCHQIPVTNVDVAFDVGESAVEATVAVETVGKTGCEMEALEGVTTGLNVVWDMVKASEKDADGEYPSTAIENVRIVEKSVDR
- a CDS encoding MogA/MoaB family molybdenum cofactor biosynthesis protein encodes the protein MTDDHDHDDHDDHDHDDHHAHDASAVAVAVLTVSSSRTLEEDPAGDVIAAACEEEGHDVVGRRRVDDDRDAIVEAVAAAIDEDDADVVVTTGGTGLTPDDVTVEALRPLFDRRVPGFGELFRWLSYEEVGPMAMASRATAGVVDEQLVFCLPGSENAARTGAERLVAPAVGHLLGLVRR
- a CDS encoding helix-turn-helix domain-containing protein; the protein is MTDRLLTEVEVFRPQSCMVYPHASEEWVVDSVTRRRFGTDHDRVVEEFTLKGEGDEPPIESEAATGLEEVFAHESGHIYRFEREPDRGCICERIERRGSLVHEFRAGEDTTVVTFLSPDAETLRAVIEDLRSEAECVQLRRLIESADGVGDNHPVVLDREMLTDRQREVLERAFELGYFDHPRNANAGEVAADLSITTSTFTEHLAASQRKLLEALFSG
- a CDS encoding molybdopterin synthase, translating into MQVLGIVGHADTGKTTLVERLVSRRADTHRVATVKHCDHAPDVDTDGKDTDRHRAAGAATTVATTDDGGWFATGESRTLAETLDDLAPDFDYVFVEGYSDASIPKVVLGDRQAVDPVVHRAADGETADVDAVLEAADARDPYVTLASLVREVKRSPDEDRSGAIATFTGRVRARDGDDDPPTEFLEFERYDGVAQEKMATLRRDLEARDGVFAVRLHHKTGVVEAGEDIVFVVVLAGHRGQAFRAVEDGINRLKEEVPLFKREVTVDDEFWAHER